The nucleotide sequence GATAGTCAATTAACCCCGGAAGTAGTACAGAAGCGGTTGAGTGAAACAGTGGTAGATCAACGTTACTTCTGGACAGATGGTCGATCGTTTCATCAACGACGGCCTTATCAGTTACAACAGAAGAATACCACTTTAGAGCAGGGACCAGTCTGGCCGGCGGAGAATTTAAATGAGCATTATGACGCGATCGAGCTGATCTCGTGGTCCAATCAGAACCAGCCTCCCTTGAGGCGGTGGTACGGTAGAAAGAAAAACAACCAGATTCCGCAAGGTGAAATCGGAAACGATCTGAAGCAGATCCATAACCTGAAGACGACCGCACCGCTGGGACTCAAACAATTTCACTGGACAGAAGAGTTGTCTGAATACAGTCTGGATGCCTGCCTGACAAAGCCGCCGCACCGGTACCGGGTTGTAGGGCGAGAAAACCGGGATGGAAAAGCGTTGATCCTTGTTGAGTACCTGAACGAGCCGCATGAGCAGAGTCCGGAGAAACGCTGGCGGACACGCGTCTGGGTCGATCCCTCACAGGGTTACCTCCCCTTACGGATCGAATGGGGATATGTTGATCAAAAGAACCAACTCGCCTGGGGTTTGAGCCAGCATGCAGAGGTGCTGCAGGTCAAACAGGTTGATGGTAGTTTTTACCCGACACGCATCCGGTTTCAGGAATACACGACCGGCACTCCGAAAAAACAGGAGCAATCTTCCCAAGCGAACGAGATCAAGATCTTCACGAAGAACCTGGAGAACCTGCCAGCCGTCCCCACGGTCCCCGGGCGGAGTACCACCTGGGATGTCCTCGACATCCATCCGCATCAGCAAATCGCCCCTGAGACACTGGCACTGCGGTTTCCAGAGGAGACTGTGTATGACAACAAGATCGACGGTCGGACATACACAACCGGGACAGAGCAGCCGCTGCCTGAAGACCCAGAGCCTCCAGAGATGGTGCATCTTTTCTCGCAGGCCCCTCCCCTGCAGGTGACAGAATGGCTGGACGGAAACACTCATCAACTGAAAGACTTCGAGGGCAAGGTCGTAGTGCTGCTCTTTCTCGAGGATGTATTGAATTACGATTTTTCAGGGATGTCCCCCGAAATTGAAAAGTACGTCGGTGAAATCAAAAAAATGCTGCTCAGGCTGCATCAGAAGTACGCGGACAAAGAGATCATCTTCCTGGAAATCTATCCGCCTGGTACTTCCAAAGTAAAGATCCGTGAGTTTCATCAAAATCGCGGATTTAAAACACTGGCCGCAATTGACCAGCGGCAGGCAGAGGGAGGCGCTACCAACCAGAAATACCATGGCATTCATGTTGCCCCGACCTGCTTTTTATTGAGCCGCAAGGGACGAGTCGTCTTCAGCCCGGAAATATATGACTCGATAATGGCGGAGGATTATTTTCAACATACCGCTCGTAAACTTTCGATTTCCCTGGACGAGATGGAAAAGCTCCCTGAAGACGAAGCGATTCGGCAAAGCCTGCGGATCAT is from Gimesia maris and encodes:
- a CDS encoding M56 family metallopeptidase — translated: MDLLWKLLISNAMIAGCLFVMVLLVRRWVKNPAVLHLLLLLVLIKLITPAVWYPRIDLLTAKTKTAPNHPAIASPQGAETESTPESQAAAKSGLSSFAALRKGLRKTTTAADPTAEDIPSPGMTKQPSPMVESFTEPAWSARLTSYFAGLEWTWSSLLLLIWGTGTMVCFFVGAVRIICFQRLLKQAQPAPAELQQRARTLGTQIGLKSVPQVDLISGAISPLLWAGFSRARIILPAQLLQELNDAEVETLLLHELAHYRRGDHWVRLLELLTTGLYWWYPVVWWGRREIRVIEETCCDAWVIWTEPDKRRAYAEVLVKATGFVSQAQCIPAATGMGTQRILEQRLTSIMCDSLKHRISRRGKFLLVTVALLLLSLAPLPGTSQAETKVAEKPNQLPSVEEILGGYRNNLQRLLPLGMTYRIMAQENMNCITRDRLILEALRNIQKADRSEIKIDGKIMSEDEYQMRVTYSYSSQEMFLDSQLTPEVVQKRLSETVVDQRYFWTDGRSFHQRRPYQLQQKNTTLEQGPVWPAENLNEHYDAIELISWSNQNQPPLRRWYGRKKNNQIPQGEIGNDLKQIHNLKTTAPLGLKQFHWTEELSEYSLDACLTKPPHRYRVVGRENRDGKALILVEYLNEPHEQSPEKRWRTRVWVDPSQGYLPLRIEWGYVDQKNQLAWGLSQHAEVLQVKQVDGSFYPTRIRFQEYTTGTPKKQEQSSQANEIKIFTKNLENLPAVPTVPGRSTTWDVLDIHPHQQIAPETLALRFPEETVYDNKIDGRTYTTGTEQPLPEDPEPPEMVHLFSQAPPLQVTEWLDGNTHQLKDFEGKVVVLLFLEDVLNYDFSGMSPEIEKYVGEIKKMLLRLHQKYADKEIIFLEIYPPGTSKVKIREFHQNRGFKTLAAIDQRQAEGGATNQKYHGIHVAPTCFLLSRKGRVVFSPEIYDSIMAEDYFQHTARKLSISLDEMEKLPEDEAIRQSLRIMEYIISEQIDKVLVIQ